Sequence from the Terriglobia bacterium genome:
GGGTGTCGTCTACGACCCCGTCCGACCCGAGCTTTTCTACGCCGAGAAGGATCGTGGCGCGTACCTGAACGGCAAACCCATTTCGGTTTCCACTGTAAACGATCTGGCCCGTTCCCTGCTCGTGACCGGTTTCCCCATCCGCAAGCGGGAAGAGGCGGAAACCAATTTGCAGGTTTTTCGGGCGTTCACGATGCGCGGGCAAGGGGTGCGCCGGCTCGGAAGTGCCGCGCTCGATATCTGCTATGTCGCCTGTGGACGCTTTGAAGCGCACTGGGAGTTCCGCCTTCATGCCTGGGACACCGCCGCAGCCAGCCGGATCCTCGCAGAAGCGGGAGGACGCATTACCGATTTTGGGGGTCAACCGTTCGATCCGTTCGGAAGCGAAACCCTCGCAACCAACGGTAGAATCCATGAGTCCATGATGCAGGTCCTGGCGCCTTTTCGAGATAAATAAGAAGTCCAAAGTTCAAGGTTCAAAGTTCAAGGTTCAAAGTTCAAGGTCCAAAGTCCAAGGTCCAAAGTTCAAGGCCCAAAGTTCAAGGTCCAAAGTCCAAGGTCCAAAGCTCAAGGTCCAAAGTTCAAGGTCCAAAGTCCAAGGTCCAAAGTCCAAGGTCCAAAGTCGGCAATCTCATTGTAATTTGGCGATTCTTGTTTCTGGCTTCCGGCCTCTGGTTTCTGGCCTCTGACGTCCGACCTCCGACTTCGGACTTCCGCTCCCCATGCACTGACAACTGAGGGCTGAAGAAATGGCCGACCGAATCCTCACCCTGATCCCGGACATGTTCTTTGCAGCCAAAGTGGAAGAAACTGCGAAGCACCTGGGGATTTCTCTCGTGAAGCTCCTTTCGGAGGAATCCCTGATTACGGAAGCGCGACGAGAGGGCCCATCGATAATCATCATCGATCTCAACTTCGACGCTGCCAGATCCCCGGAAGTCATTAAGACGGTCAAGGAAGCATGCAGCCCCAACCCCGTCCGGGTGCTGGCCTTTTATTCTCACATTCAGGAAGATCTGGCCGAATCCGCCCGGCGGGCCGGCGCCTTTGCGGTGGTCCCAAGATCCTACTTCTCCAAACACCTCCCTGAAATA
This genomic interval carries:
- a CDS encoding inositol monophosphatase is translated as MLPYLETALDAARAAGDVLLRSYEKPKNIEYKGDVDLVTEVDRASEQLILEKILGQYPTHAIVAEESGGRKADSEYRWIIDPLDGTTNYAHNLPLFSVSIALEYRKEIIVGVVYDPVRPELFYAEKDRGAYLNGKPISVSTVNDLARSLLVTGFPIRKREEAETNLQVFRAFTMRGQGVRRLGSAALDICYVACGRFEAHWEFRLHAWDTAAASRILAEAGGRITDFGGQPFDPFGSETLATNGRIHESMMQVLAPFRDK